The window TCTTAGTAATATCAATCATGGCCAGGTACAGCATCTTTAACAAGCTGTCATCAGTGGGAAATACGGATTTTGCCTTAGTAACTTTGCGCAGCTGACGATTGAAATTCTCAATCGCATTCGTTGTATAAATGAGCGTTCTCACTTCTTGCGGATACTTAAAATAAGTGGACAAATTGGCCCAATTAGCCCGCCAGGAAAGAGCAATCTTCGGATATTTCCCGCTCCACTTTTCATCAAATGCATCCAGATGATCCAAGGCCGTTTG of the Acetonema longum DSM 6540 genome contains:
- a CDS encoding IS256 family transposase; amino-acid sequence: QIQQCIIHQIRNSTKSVSYKDIKVLMADLKLVYAAIDEQTALDHLDAFDEKWSGKYPKIALSWRANWANLSTYFKYPQEVRTLIYTTNAIENFNRQLRKVTKAKSVFPTDDSLLKMLYLAMIDITKKWTGRRKDWGQIHSQLEIFFADRLD